In Zalophus californianus isolate mZalCal1 chromosome 4, mZalCal1.pri.v2, whole genome shotgun sequence, the following proteins share a genomic window:
- the LOC113934546 gene encoding annexin A2-like, with translation MSTVHEILCKLSLEGDHSTPPSAYGSVKAYTNFDAERDALNIETAIKTKGVDEVTIVNILTNRSNEQRQDIAFAYQRRTKKELASALKSALSGHLETVILGLLKTPAQYDASELKASMKGLGTDEDSLIEIICSRTNQELQEINRVYKAMYKTDLEKDTVSDTSGDFRKLMVALAKGRRAEDGPVIDYELIDQDARDLYDAGVKRKGTDVPKWISIMTERSVCYLQKVCERYKSNSPYDMLESIKKEVKGDLENAFLNLVQCIQNKPLYFADRLYDSMKGKGTHDKVLIRIMVSHSEVDMLKIRSEFKRKYSKSLYYYIQQDTKGDHQKALLYLCGGDD, from the exons ATGTCTACTGTTCACGAAATTCTCTGCAAGCTCAGCTTGGAGGGTGATCACTCCACACCCCCAAGTGCATACGGGTCGGTCAAAGCATACACCAATTTTGATGCTGAGCGTGATGCTCTGAACATTGAAACGGCCATCAAGACCAAAG gtGTGGATGAGGTCACCATTGTCAACATTTTGACCAACCGCAGCAATGAACAAAGACAGGATATTGCCTTCGCCTACCAGAGAAGGACCAAAAAGGAACTTGCATCAGCACTCAAGTCAGCCTTGTCTGGCCACCTGGAGACCGTGATTTTGGGCCTATTAAAAACACCTGCTCAGTATGATGCTTCTGAGCTGAAAGCCTCCATGAAGGGGCTGGGGACTGATGAGGACTCCCTCATTGAGATCATCTGCTCAAGGACCAACCAAGAGCTTCAGGAAATTAACAGAGTCTACAAAGCAATGTACAAGACTGATCTGGAGAAGGACACCGTTTCTGACACATCTGGTGACTTCCGCAAGCTGATGGTTGCCCTTGCAAAGGGCAGAAGAGCAGAGGATGGCCCTGTCATTGATTATGAACTGATTGACCAAGATGCCCGGGATCTCTATGATGCTGgagtgaaaaggaaaggaacTGATGTGCCCAAGTGGATCAGCATCATGACTGAGCGGAGTGTGTGTTACCTCCAGAAAGTATGTGAAAGGTACAAGAGCAACAGCCCTTATGACATGCTGGAGAGCATCAAGAAGGAGGTCAAAGGAGACCTGGAAAATGCTTTCCTGAACCTGGTCCAGTGCATTCAGAACAAGCCCCTGTATTTTGCTGACCGGCTGTACGACTCCATGAAGGGCAAGGGGACTCATGATAAAGTCCTGATTAGAATCATGGTCTCTCACAGTGAAGTGGACATGTTGAAAATTAGGTCTGAATTCAAGAGAAAGTACAGCAAGTCCCTGTACTACTACATCCAGCAAGACACGAAGGGCGACCACCAGAAGGCGCTGCTGTACCTGTGTGGTGGGGATGACTGA